Proteins co-encoded in one Streptococcus pyogenes genomic window:
- a CDS encoding ABC transporter ATP-binding protein, with amino-acid sequence MSEKLVEVKDLEISFGEGKKKFVAVKNANFFIKKGETFSLVGESGSGKTTIGRAIIGLNDTSSGQILYDGKVINGRKSKSEANELIRKIQMIFQDPAASLNERATVDYIISEGLYNFNLFKTEEERKEKIKNMMAEVGLLSEHLTRYPHEFSGGQRQRIGIARALVMNPEFVIADEPISALDVSVRAQVLNLLKRMQAEKGLTYLFIAHDLSVVRFISDRIAVIHKGVIVEVAETEELFNNPIHPYTQSLLSAVPIPDPILERQKELVVYHPDQHDYTLDKPSMVEIKPNHFVWANQAEIEKYQKEL; translated from the coding sequence ATGTCTGAGAAATTAGTCGAAGTAAAAGACCTAGAAATTTCCTTCGGAGAAGGAAAGAAAAAATTTGTTGCAGTTAAAAATGCTAATTTCTTTATTAAAAAAGGAGAAACCTTTTCTTTAGTTGGAGAATCTGGGAGTGGTAAAACAACAATTGGTCGTGCTATTATTGGTTTGAACGATACTAGTTCAGGTCAAATTTTATACGATGGGAAAGTAATTAATGGCAGAAAATCAAAATCAGAAGCCAATGAGCTCATTCGTAAAATTCAAATGATTTTCCAAGATCCCGCTGCTAGTTTGAATGAACGGGCAACCGTTGACTACATCATTTCAGAAGGTCTTTATAACTTTAATCTGTTTAAAACAGAGGAAGAACGTAAAGAAAAAATTAAGAACATGATGGCCGAAGTTGGTTTGCTATCAGAGCATTTGACGCGCTACCCTCATGAATTTTCAGGAGGTCAACGTCAGCGGATCGGTATCGCTAGAGCCCTAGTAATGAACCCTGAATTCGTTATTGCTGATGAACCGATTTCAGCTTTGGACGTTTCCGTTCGCGCACAGGTCTTGAATCTTCTTAAAAGAATGCAAGCCGAAAAAGGTTTGACTTATCTCTTCATTGCCCATGATCTTTCAGTCGTTCGCTTTATTTCAGATCGTATTGCGGTTATCCATAAAGGGGTTATTGTAGAAGTTGCAGAAACAGAAGAACTGTTTAATAACCCAATTCATCCCTACACCCAATCTTTGTTATCAGCCGTGCCTATCCCAGATCCAATTTTAGAGCGTCAAAAAGAACTTGTTGTCTATCATCCAGACCAACATGATTATACATTAGATAAGCCATCAATGGTTGAAATCAAACCAAATCACTTTGTTTGGGCAAACCAAGCAGAAATTGAAAAATATCAAAAAGAATTGTAA
- a CDS encoding sigma-70 family RNA polymerase sigma factor, protein MSCCFFVVLFILGIVKKKRRLKMSIETRAAFEKVKPIILKLKRHYYIQLWDRDDWLQEGHIILLQLLERYPELIEEEERLYRYFKTKFSSYLKDLLRRQESQKRQFHKLAYEEIGEVAHAIPSRGLWLDDYVAYQEVIASLENQLNSQERMQFQALIRGERFKGRRALLRKISPYFKEFAQQL, encoded by the coding sequence ATGTCCTGTTGTTTTTTTGTGGTTCTCTTTATACTAGGGATAGTTAAAAAGAAAAGGAGACTCAAAATGTCGATAGAGACAAGAGCAGCGTTTGAAAAAGTTAAGCCCATTATTTTGAAATTAAAGCGACACTATTATATTCAATTGTGGGATAGAGATGACTGGTTACAAGAAGGACATATTATCTTATTACAGTTACTAGAAAGGTACCCAGAGTTAATTGAGGAAGAAGAGCGTTTATATCGCTATTTTAAAACAAAATTTTCATCTTATTTGAAAGATTTATTACGCCGTCAAGAAAGTCAAAAGCGTCAGTTCCATAAGTTAGCATATGAAGAGATAGGGGAGGTTGCACATGCCATTCCATCGAGAGGGTTATGGCTAGACGACTATGTGGCTTATCAAGAGGTAATAGCTAGCTTAGAGAACCAATTAAATTCGCAAGAGCGTATGCAGTTTCAAGCACTTATCAGGGGCGAACGTTTCAAGGGAAGACGTGCTCTACTTAGGAAGATCAGTCCCTATTTTAAGGAATTTGCACAGCAGTTGTAA